The region tcttagtgtgcgtgcgtttgctgaaaatagaggctaacagttcgccgcAATTTCGACGACGTTTTCGCAGAAGCTGTCACAGCCTATCTAGATGCATAAATTGTCTAAGACACTtgcctaatttgacaattaataataatattttaataaaacaaaagacaaaaatatacaatataagtGTTGGGGTCTTCTTTTAAGCACGAGTcgcctgtagtaggaggccccgctcGGGTTCTtctcttatatttaaaaacgtatcaatataatactaataactGGGCCAGTGCGAGTCTGATTTGGAGTTCCGTACTATGGTGCGAGATTAACACTTAGGACCccttataaaatcttttttgttgTCATGTCGGCCATTTTGAAATAGGTATGCCATCTTGGTTTctttatttgttgttatagccatagacttaacatctctatattgttactgtaaccgatttctATTGACAATTCGTAGACAGTCAGCCACGCATCGGTATTATTAGCTCTTTAGTAAATTGTAGTATTAAACCACAAGCACgcacatattgacaaatcaGAATTGGACACGCATTATCGGGCTGCCAGGTAGTTTATGCGCTAGTTACCAGCGTCTACAGACTTTTCAACCGGTGTGCCGCGCTTGTTTCATTGAAATCAAgaaagctatttttataaggaaATAGTACGGAAATAACTGACGCTTGATGTGTGCGTTACTCATTGCattcacattaaaataatttaatttttaaccatatatttttatttcccttTCTTTTTGGGGTTTCGTACTTAAAGGTTAAAAAGACCATTAAGCCTCTGCAGTCcgttatgttatatatattatgagtaTACTGTACGGAACCCGCTACTCGCACTTGGCTATTTTTTACTGGTGTACCGTGAACTCTGAGGAACAAAAAGTGTTCTGTTAATACCAAAGGGTTGAAAACGCCTGCGCTAGAATATTCTATGAGTATGGTTATAGCAATATTGTTAGTTTGCGATATATAACATACAACCTATGGACAGACAGGCCGCTGCAGTTCCCAGTTTctacatcataataataataatatcctttaCTAACAATTGTTATTTAACAGTCTTTCTTATGTTGTCAATCTTAGTTatagtgtttaaataaaatattaagtaatattaagATAAGTTATTAACTTATATTAATCATCCGATCTCAACTTTGCTTTAACCATTGAAGTTTAtagaataatgtagttattaaaacatattttttttaacaggtGGAGCCTTTCATTAACCCCGTGGATCGCAAAGAATTCCCCGACTACGACAAATACGTCGTTCACCCGATGGACCTCAACCTCATCAAACAGAACATCACCAAGGGCCTGTACGGCAGCACCGAAGCTTTTCTGGCCGACGTGCAATGGATACTTCACAATAGTATCATATTTAACACATGTAAGTAAAGTACCATTGTTGGCGCTATTTGGTGGAAAGGCTTGAAGCCTCTCATGTTttttattccaccttcgcacgacacgccacaagttaggatatcatcctcaccatctggatgtgtggcggtcctccacagtgcggttttcaaggagctttcttcctcgtactacgaagcttaattagcttccttgtgcggtgtttccgggatgatacaacatgggtaccttcaaaaaaagcgggtacaccttccttaaaggccggcaacgctcttgtgattcttctggttttgcaagagaatgtgggcggcggtgatcacttaacaccaggtgacccgtacgctcgtttgtccttctatttttttatataagagggcgcaaacgggcaagagactcATGATATGGGAAGTGGGGAGGCGGACATCCGCTGGTCAAGACATGAAGTGCAACCTTTACTTTGACATACCTTGTTGTTTTAAACAAAGTTGTTTacaaaatcatgtttttttgtgACCTATTTGATAGGCAGAGACTATTCCGGACTTGTATTTACCTGTGCAAATAGAAGCACCCtcggtttatttatataaaaaaatactttctaaaTAGATATACAGATAAATAGTACTTATAATTCCGTCGCTTTGAAAATTGCCGGTCTTTAAGTTGAGAAAGGATCCATGCAGGTGCCGTCTCCGGTACATATAGATACCGGTAGGAGTCGCGAGTTCTTTTCATTGCTCGTTCTGAAGCGCACACAGAGCCGACAAAGCGTTCATTGGCTCACAGTCGATTTTTGCCATCTATTGGATCAACACGTTTTCAAGTGTAATTCTTAAGGTccgtaagtcgtatcggttcgttTAAACAGCAGgcagtaattgattccacagagTGGCTGTGGGAGGCAAAGGCATATCTTGCGAAgcgcgcggttgtagaatgcaAAACTGTACTGTGTATGAGACGAAATAACATTCATGATTGTTAACAAGTTAACAACTAAGGCTGTCAACGAAGCAACATAATATATGCTACCTACTAACATCGATATTAGCATTGACCGACACTACAGTCGACATGGTGTGAAGTTAGTATCTGTTTGTGACATCTTGGTAGTTCTTCAATCACAGAGCATAATGCGACTCAGTGCCGCACATTACCGAATTGTGCTGATGCTTAATTGGAAGTCAAAAGTCAAAAGCACCAGCAGAGTGCGCTAAGTTCAGTGTAAAAAAATAGGTATAGGTATTTGTATGCAAAACGTTTTTCTTTTTAGTGCAATCGAAGTTCACGAGTGGCGCGCGGGCATTAGTTCGTCTGTGTCGGTCTGAGATGGGCGAGATCGAGGCGTGCCCTGAATGTTACGCGGGCGCCTACGGACGGAAGGCCACGTGGTTCACGGACGTGTGCTCCGCGCCGCATGTGCTGCTCTGGGCTAAGCTGAAAGGTAATGGAAACATTATACACTGCCGATACAAGAGAAAACTTACAACTTTTACTATTCAAATTTGAAATTCACAATGtctaaacataattaaattactaatgtctatttattttctataatatattaatcaaacaatgcacagtatttacacattgaattttttattatccattcaatttcacttataaaacATTCGCAGAAATAAAGTTGTATAGGTACAGATATATCAGATGTATGCTATAAGCATtttggtgacgcgaactcacgaaaaaaaatgaggttgacAATAATCTCTATTTTTAGCTATAGCTtagcactaacacaaagtgacaataatcgcgagtgtacgacgtagcttgtcacacacactaaagtaataaacctggtttGCTTTCATCGGTAGTCTCGCAACaacaggctctatctagacgcatacaCTATCGAAGATAAATTGTAATAAGGGAAGAATGTAATATTTGCAGGTTTTCCATACTGGCCGGCGAAAGGTATGTCACTGAACATTGGCTCGGGTCAAGTGGATGTCCGGTTCTTCGGCGCGCACGACCGCGCCTGGGTCCCCGCCAAAGACTGCTTCTTGTACTCCGAGAGAGATCCCAATAACTTCCGCACCAAGAGGCAGGATCTACTTGATAGTATACaggttacaaaattaattaataataataatagtaatgtcGAAGTGTAGAAGAGTGACGACACTATATCAGGAACAACCCACATCCAGCAATCCATCAAAAATCGTAAACTAGAAAATGCCTTAATATGCCGTAATAAAGCACATTtactttacttgtgaatattCAACTCTCGTTTTTTGATTTCAATCAATAACCCtatataattttgttagatatgtctgattaaataataattttataatataagttcctgttttaatttattatttgtactgGTAACtttaaagtttcatggtggtgAACATCTGGATCTTAACATTAGAAATCTAAAGCTGCTGagatgttcataaaaaaatcatggtCTAAGAATTCAAAGTTAAAAAAGAATGAAGTGCTTAAGAGTGGCCATCATCATATGTTTCAACAAACGCTCGTACGTGATTTTGACAGAAAATGcaaatttaaagaaacaaatTCAGTGTAACCCTCCAAATATCTGCTTTTTTTGCACAAATGTTACCTGGTCTTTGGCCGTTCATAATGtactcatattatattgtaaaagtaaagaaaacattGCAAACAAACCTCGCGCATGTAATGGAGATTCTACATGATtatcatttatttcacaaatttttAAGGATTACCtactcaaaaataaatatttcctgGAAGAGGTTTTATGTAATTTCTGCTCACTGCTTTTTGCTGAAAGTTATCGCACTCTATTGCTTGTCGTCAGCAGACTGTATGCGATGGATGAAACAATATGCTTTTCACCCATCTTCGCGTTGACGATAGACAGGACTGGGAATTATTATAGAAGGGCCTTCTTAAGACTGTTTTCTGTTGTGATCAATGTATAGACATGGCTAATTATAacgtaaattaattattgatgttGTTATTTTTAGGAAGCAGAAGATCACATTCGTAATATATCGAAAAAGTTTGGAAAGTTTGTGCATCCGCCGTTCAAAACACAGTTTGAACCAagcaaattaaatgaacaaattaAACTTATGGTAAGAAAGTTTAATGATCGACATATTAACAGAcgagctgacccggcaaacactgttttgtcatataaattaagtaaccCGCGCCCGATTATTGTATGATATGCCTTATTTGTATAGCAAAGATATAGGTTCCGAATACGTAATAAACAgcatatcatatattttattttattttattttatttggggagcttacagcaacatttacaatataaacaatAGTAAACATAATTCTTAAAAGCCAATTACAAGCTTCCACATATAGAAAGAAATTTGCTTAGTCTTACTATAACTATAGATTTAGTCTAACTATAACTATAGatttagaatagaaacacttataCATACACAGATATAAAGATACACTTATGATACATTTTTtgatttcataaaatcattTGCGAACGCACTTTTTATGCTTATTATACTACCACTAAAAAGATCAAAACGCGTGGTATGTAACTGTTTATTCTATATTGAGAATGACTGGTAGGTACGTAAAGTAAAAcgtatatactaaaaccttcgaAACACGCTGCACCTTATGATATAAGTATTGTTTCGATCGGTACAGTAGTTGGCAGTATGACCGAACAAAAAaaccggctctccatttattagtttgATATATACAGTGCCCAATATAAATCACCACTTTGAATGCTTAAGAACCCAAATTTAAATCCTCTGTAGAACCGTGCTGGAAACATTTCAGGTTTGAAGATTCTGTCATATTTCTTATATTCTTTATAATcttatgtatgttcatatttcATAGGCACACTAgttaattttctagaaactgtgatagtaatcatgttaacaccaggaacaaaaatGTATTGTTATGTTGCACACGCCACAGTCTTTGGCACAACACACTACCTGGTATCTTATCATGAAAATCCTCATGAGTAACAAGGGGCTGactatgaaaattattaaattgaaaccAATCACTGACCGTGTGCAGCGTTTTAAATCAATCCGAGGTATTTAAGGGATTGAAAATCACGTccaaagattccgttacatGCCAATATACGTATGAAGCTAATATAAGCTTGTTAACAACCTTTATTTGGTAacggttactataatataaatgattttctatatgaccaccctcaggctaactaataataaatttgattatacGATGTTACAATggtacaaaaatgtatttaaaagaaaagaagTCCGTTGTGTTTCTTTCGCCCGATCTTCTCGGGTCTGAGACATAGATatcgaatggatggtagtttttaacAGTTCAATAAacgattttaaatcctattttgatttcaaatattCACCAAATTTCCCAATTGTTTCACCTTATTATTCTGAAGATCTTTAATATAACGTTTTACTTATATTGTAAGGGTTTTCGACTTTTCCCATGTATATGTCCTAATTTTTAACTTGTTAAAGTCACTCTCTCCATCAGTTTCAACATCCATCCCTTTTCCAAATCGTGCTAGTTTGATAATAGACGGATATCTAAAGCAGAGCTTTTATTAGTAGGTATGGTACCTACTGGGTTTTGTTTatctttttttcatttttcattttcaattcaCAGATACCAAACTTCGACGGGGAAATAAAAATGCCAGCTAAAGAGAGATTATCGATTGCTTCGCCGAAGATTAAAGAAAAGCGAGGGCGCTCGAGATCTAAGAGTGTCAGATGGTGAGCTTTATAGGAATAGTCTGAtatgatgtatatatatatatatagcataatctgagcgacactgcattgtagggCGTATCGATTATTATCGGCTGaaagttctgctcgtctcgtcccttatttttatttaaaatatatataaagacttATATTCGCTGAACTCTAGAATGAGAGtggagaaaaaaatatttttttatgacaataagagacgagcagggcatttggctgatggtaattgatacgccttgccctaatggcattgtaatattttagattattgaaaaatctaacaattctaagcggcactacaatcgtGCTCgacacattgagacataagatgttaagtctcattccctgttaagtaattttactagctacggcgcccttcagaccgaaacaataatgctcacatattagttattacttcttcacggtagaaataggcgctgttgtggtatccACAatgccggcatcctatgcaaaggagcctcccactggtagagaACTAGAGGCGAACCCCGTGTAGAATTGGTTGAAGACATCTTAGCGGACCTCACACCTTAGTAAACATTCAGATAATTATCGATTTCTGCAAAATAACGctaaaaactaatttaatatttttttttgtgaatggatataatttatttttattaatagtagctATATATTGCTGTATGTTTTCGTTGGCACTACCTACCTTTGACCGTACCGTTTGACCTATTTCTGCCACAAAATAGTAGTACACTAATCGAGTGCACAATTCATTGGGTTTCTGCCAGTAAATTCGTGTGGCACCTAAATAATACGCTTTTTTGTGGCTTGATTTCTTCAAATGGATCTAAATTGTTTTGTGATAACTTCCCAGTTCTTCAGCTATATAGTAACAAGTGATATGCCGATCTCGCTCCACTCTTTCAAAAATGGTGTCTtttcgaagtgaaaacttctttagctgcgttgagcacttttcttgggatgggtatgaaatgttaaactcgcgtcatgaCACGtgtcctgatcgaaaattcgtaagaaaaTGTTATACTATAGTGTATTGGTACCAGGaaatcatagttgaagaaaatATTGTCTTATGTacgacgcgagtataccttaatatattctgatttCAATCGCACGACGTAATTACTGCATatataccaggagaacataaatatggtaggtggtgatagtaatgtcttttgaagtgaaaacttctttattggCGTTCAGCATTTCCTTAGAATgggaataaataatgtaaactcgcgtcaggacacgtcacctgattgaaaattcgtaagacagcgttaaaattaattttatacaatgttttgAAACCAAGCGATCATAGtttatattctgacgtcattcgcACGAAGTATAGtattacatagacaccaggagaacataaatatggtagtggtgatagtaaagtacgtaagtatccattcTTACTCTGTGAtaaatgtctttcatagcggttgaaatcatgtgccatcctagcaacatgtaccaggacttcatatgcagttttgaggttcatgcacaatgcacgtcttcaaattattatacaagtgcagaccgttaaattttttatgtaatatgaaTTGTGGTtgtttgtgtacgatagcgcaataaatgaatgctgtatttaactacataaatgctagtacctTCATTCTGACAAATAAAGCTAGTCGTGCGAAATTGTTCCTCCTGTTTCAAACATTTCGCTGTCTACCACTGaactttgaataattatttttgttatgatTAATGTGGAATAGTATAGGCGATCTTGTAGTAGCCTACACCTAGCGGCGAATAATTGATTTTTGTGAAGTAAGTCGGAAGAAGAAGTCCTCGCGGACTATATTATTGGTTCCTGACACGTACAATGTTGTACAAATATATTGCctatttatacatacatttgTTATGGTGAAAATATATCATATGTTGGTACTTACatgattgttatattttatatctttcagTGAAACTAGTGATACTGAAGACTCAAGATCTACACCCCAGAAATTGGCGGAGAACGCAACTGAAAGAGAAATTACAGCAACACCGAGCACAGATTCATCTGTAGAGAAGTAATAAACACTtttgcccccttattcataatagtctgctaacttatagcattgctaattctcactctgtcttctcctattgacctaagtcagaatgaaaaaaaacactccttagcggctgtttaaagttagcggaccattatgaataaggaggtaCGTCATTTCCAAATTTAGAAACATACAATATGAAATTTTTGTTGTAAAGGCTAAATCATTTTCAAGTCATACTGAAAAACTTACCAGTTTTGATTTATATCTTTTCGTAATATTTGTGTGAAATTCagaatatcattattttatttgtaaagttacttgaatataaatattaggtaatggtttaatattaaatatttgttataatatttacttttatattatagaaacaaACTCGACAAAGCTGCAATTCCTGATCAGAGTAAGCAAGTAGAGATTAGTAGAAAGCGTCGTAGGTCAGGTTTACAAGAAGCTAGCATTATTACTATAATGGAGACAAGTACTAAAGAAAAACGGAAGCGTCCGGATAATAATTCTAACCATGTAGTCGATAAACAACACACTGCAAAAGTTTCTGATAAGCTTAAATCTAAGCATAATGAAAATCCAGAGAAAGTAAAGGAAATTTCTACCGAGGAAATGGATGTTGACATAGAGAGTGATGGTGTTAATAAATTCGTGAAAAACGTGAAAGAAAAGGAAGTCCTTTCCCAAGAAACAACACCCATTGCGCCAAAAATTAAGTCTACACCTaaagaaaatgttaaagaaaaaCTAGACAAATCAATAACAATGCCCAAACAAAAACCAAACAAAGGAAAGCAATCGAACGTAAATGACAAAGAAAAAAAGGAAGAAAAGAGTAAAACTCCAAAAGATAAAACTTCAAGAAAAAAATCAACCAACGTTGTTGTAAGAGAGATATTACCGATGAATAGCAGCAGTAGTTCTGATAATATTCACAATTCCTATATGAATAAGTCCAAGAAGAAAGTTAAAGAATTAGATTTTGAAAAATCTATTGAAACGAACGTAATACCTAAAAGAAGTTCGACACCTAATCGATATGCTAGAGATTGTATACTGTTTGATGATGATGTGTGCTTAGCTGTTCTGGCTCAGAAAACGGCAGAAGCCAATACTATGACCCAAATGCCTACTATCAGTAGTGTAAGAAGTCTTTCGGTGACTCAGGAGACTAATACACCAAAAAGCAGTATAATAACAACAGTAACTAGTTCTAGCAATACAATTCAAAGTTCAGGCGGTGGcgtgttaaataaaattgacaatGCACTGCAAAAAAAAGTTGAACAATCCGTAGTCGGCCGTGTCGGAGTGCGAGCGTTTGCCAGAATGAAGTCCCCTGAGAAATCGCCGCAGCCACCGAGAGCTATGGACGTTGAGATCAAAGCGGAACCGCTTGACTTGGACGATGCAGACCGCCAAATTGAGAAGATGGATTTAATGAACGCTTTCAAACTCCGTCCCGTCAATCCGCCGGTTAATAACTTGCGGGAGATGACGATAAATAAAGTTGTAGTAGGTCCAATGAGTCGAAAGACTGCGTCGAAGCCGCCTGAAGTTCGAGTAAGAGCTAAAAAATCGTTTCCTCAGCCAAAGAAGCCTGAGGAAGGAAGGTTGGACTTAAATTCTAAGAATTCAATGGTTTACATCCCCATACAGCCGCCGACCACTCAAGCGCCTGTTCGAATAAGTAAAACTATAACAATCAATACCAGCAATAATTTATCCGTTGTGAGAACTCAAGCCTCTTCAACAACTACTGTTAGCGGTaagtttcaaattcatatatttttattcaaaataggatttaaattgAACGCCAAAAACATTCGAAATAGTTTgagtcagacctgagaagaacgggcgcaagaaactcagcgggcgtaagttttttctgttaatttagttacaatatacggtagtattatataataaaatgtataattaaatagcctaaaGGCGTTCACTTCATTCCCAGTTTGTGGTATTATAAGaagatcatttatgttataataaacctttcccacacaaatgtttttttacaatccttttgaatttggttacacatttgttttgtgcattttctgggatcttgttgtaaaatcatattataGATCACCCAACAAAAGACGTACAAACTagtagacaaacaaagcgtacGAGGGAGAACATTTCTAAAGGTGATAATTGTAACTGTCACCGACATTGATTGACAAATCGTAAACAGTCTGCCACGATTGGCAATACCTCCTTAGTATTTAATGAAGCGAACCACCATGTTTTATCAAAACAGTTATCTTGATGAAAATGGCAAAAGATCAGTTTAAAAAATTCctgcaaattattaaaatttgtcattATGTTTCCAGCTAGCAACACAGTTAGCACTGTGACTGCACCCGTAAGCCAGACAGTGATCGGTTCCAGCGCTGCTCTCAACAACACATCAACCACCACAGTGATATCAAACACCCCAACATCCAACGTTGATCAACATCCACCATTGACAACAGTGTCCAACAGTGTACCCTCGGTTGGCCAACTACCAGCTAACCCTCAGATTCACACAATGCCGGTGATAACTCCAATAAATGGCCAATGGACATTGAGCTTACAACCGTTCATGTCTGTAGGTGCTGTTGATGTAAGTATTGGATATTTgactttttattcaaatttcatttgtaccaaaatttatggacctTGTGTGATTCGAACCCGCACCTCTCGGGTAGCCCAGCGCTCTACCAAATAAACCAGTCATCGGCATGCCGCACCTTTATTTAACCGTATAATTTCCCATGGTAACCCGCGAGCTATTTGTCCTTTTATTCTattaactagcttttacccctgacttcgtccgcgtgggaTAGTTACTATTGgcagaattttttatttgtttttgcaaATAACACACACACGATCTTTCAATTCTCATGCAAACTGTCATCCCTTATTACAACCCGTTCATgcctttttttttgtacaaaaaatgGTAGGTGGTCCTTTTTCAGGGTCTAgtctatttttgtaccaaatataatacaaacttacattcacatttattatattagtagggatataggtaggtaggtgcatttatagaataaataaattctgtTTGCAGGGAGCCCCCAATACTCAAATGGTAAATGGTGGAGTGGAGCGCAATAACCAGGGCCTGGTGTCGGTCCCTTCGCCCGTCAACCTCGCGTCACTCTTGCCACAGCTGAACTCTTCAGTCATTCAGAGGACAGAGGACGTCACA is a window of Leptidea sinapis chromosome 23, ilLepSina1.1, whole genome shotgun sequence DNA encoding:
- the LOC126971306 gene encoding protein kinase C-binding protein 1-like, which gives rise to MKYDMDENSENHMETDVSSTTADIVDSQEVTESVGNIETVIFVIKVDEDGKVLDDQSQPSLENQNEDNTSTPDEPTTPGELTQISPETRKESQKKVHQDSVISPQKESQAVTQTTAKMALNTSTKISPVKLGKDVITNTPKINTKEAVHSSTKNDSACKTNTPTKSHAKLTIGSFYKNIPSSQQKPSEILNSEIDSPGVEKSCFTMVNAVVEPNEIADSSTSNDQNMEEATSSIQNVSNQELEKIESKSTKKQSSPVKLTSLLITQETNTSNVEIALKPNPVIDNQCEKSNESQVETTSSETSEKEHNKSISRELKSLINYAKESKIINECTQLKSKTRKSRTALETSSSSLNNSVEAEKIPARRNSNNSSKSNCSGKSEKQAKRSMRSQNPEFVNKVKQFLSSVTGKIHRNSDEESDTDASKNKKDAQIDATSTKKKSLEGNQVQTTEKKLRVDPYCWRCNWVAEPNSEKTHSPLHCTVCPRAYHYKCLSGTERNKISSRKTWVCPECILVLQAESSETRSPAMKKISLGLLCELLQHALARMMDLNGVEPFINPVDRKEFPDYDKYVVHPMDLNLIKQNITKGLYGSTEAFLADVQWILHNSIIFNTLQSKFTSGARALVRLCRSEMGEIEACPECYAGAYGRKATWFTDVCSAPHVLLWAKLKGFPYWPAKGMSLNIGSGQVDVRFFGAHDRAWVPAKDCFLYSERDPNNFRTKRQDLLDSIQEAEDHIRNISKKFGKFVHPPFKTQFEPSKLNEQIKLMIPNFDGEIKMPAKERLSIASPKIKEKRGRSRSKSVRCETSDTEDSRSTPQKLAENATEREITATPSTDSSVEKNKLDKAAIPDQSKQVEISRKRRRSGLQEASIITIMETSTKEKRKRPDNNSNHVVDKQHTAKVSDKLKSKHNENPEKVKEISTEEMDVDIESDGVNKFVKNVKEKEVLSQETTPIAPKIKSTPKENVKEKLDKSITMPKQKPNKGKQSNVNDKEKKEEKSKTPKDKTSRKKSTNVVVREILPMNSSSSSDNIHNSYMNKSKKKVKELDFEKSIETNVIPKRSSTPNRYARDCILFDDDVCLAVLAQKTAEANTMTQMPTISSVRSLSVTQETNTPKSSIITTVTSSSNTIQSSGGGVLNKIDNALQKKVEQSVVGRVGVRAFARMKSPEKSPQPPRAMDVEIKAEPLDLDDADRQIEKMDLMNAFKLRPVNPPVNNLREMTINKVVVGPMSRKTASKPPEVRVRAKKSFPQPKKPEEGRLDLNSKNSMVYIPIQPPTTQAPVRISKTITINTSNNLSVVRTQASSTTTVSASNTVSTVTAPVSQTVIGSSAALNNTSTTTVISNTPTSNVDQHPPLTTVSNSVPSVGQLPANPQIHTMPVITPINGQWTLSLQPFMSVGAVDGAPNTQMVNGGVERNNQGLVSVPSPVNLASLLPQLNSSVIQRTEDVTPELPRLQPRPLVNPFERGAAAAGVPVPSAAGPVTAKINQNAAKLTDFFRTVLEDSLDKIDDPVAAATSYRLQLEQVQWKHQQELKELRYNFELTVNEMRAVFEKDKARALADARRSAQAELESNVKAVKHKQWCSSCGQESQYYCCWNTSYCDYTCQRVHWPKHQPYCAQKAQVIIYCGFIISKSEGLAVKNH